The Croceibacterium sp. TMG7-5b_MA50 genome segment TGCTGTCCGTCTTGCGCGATCAGGCGCCACCCACGCCCGATCCGTTACTGGAACGGCTGCATATCGGCCACCTGCTGTCCATGCAGGCCGGCCTCGCGCGGACTAGCGGCGACAATTACGGGCGCTGGGTGTCGAGCCCGAACTGGGTCCGCTATGCGCTGGCGCAGGACTTTGTCGCCCGCCCCGGCACCGACTGGCTTTATTCGACCGGCAACACGCATCTGCTGTCGGCGATGCTGACGCGGGCGAGTGGCCGCTCCACCTACGATCTGGCGCAGGAATGGCTGGCCGGGCCGCTGAACATCCGCATCCCGCAATGGCCCCGCGATCCGCAGGGCATCTATTTCGGCGGTAACGACATGCTGATGAGCCCGCTGGACCTCGCCGCCTTTGGGGAGATGTACCGGAACGGAGGCGTGGTGGACGGGCAGCAGATCGTCCCGCGCGACTGGATCGAGGCAAGCTGGTCGCCGTTCAGCACCAGCCCCTATGGCGGCGATTATGGCCTCGGCTGGTTCGTCAGCGGCGTCGGCCGCCACCCGCTCTATTATGCCTGGGGCTATGGCGGGCAGATGCTGTTCATCCTGCCCGATTTGCAACTGACGGTGGTGATGACCAGCGACACCGACGTGGAGCGCGGCAGCGCGCACCTCGCCGATTTGCGCGATCTGCTGGCGAACCACATCGTGCCGGCGGCGGAAGCCGGCGGCACCTGGCGCGGGCCGGGCTCGGCGGGGATCAGCGCTTCTTCTTCGTGAGCGTGGCGGTGAAGTCGGGGTCCTTGTTCGCCACCCAGTCGACGAATTTGCGCACAGCCGGGTCCGCCAGCAGGCCGCTTGCATCCATGCCGTGACGCTGCAGCTCCGAATTGGTGAAGGTCGTGATCAGCATCTGCTGGCAGATCGGGTGCATCGGCACCGTGTCTCGCCCACCCCGGCTCTTGGGGATGGGATGATGCCACACGATCGTCTCGCCCGTCGGTCGGCTGCACAGCCAGCACGGCACCGGCGGCGGAGCTTCCTCCGCCTGCGGCTCGTCCTCCCAGTCGTAGCGGCGCTTGCGGGCCATCAGGGAAGCGGCACGCCGACACGGCCCAGGTCACCCAGGCCGATCGTCCCGCTCGCCATGTCGAGCATCCGGTCGAGGCTGCGCTTCGCCTGCACCCGCAGGTCTTCCCTGATCTCGACGCGCGGCGTCAGGTCGCGCAGGCAGAGATACAGCTTCTCCAGATTGTTCAGCGCCATGTACGGGCAGATGTTGCAGTTGCAGTTGCCGTCCGCCCCTGGCGCACCGATGAAGGTCTTCTCCGGCAGCGCCTTTTCCATCTGGTGGATGATGTGCGGCTCGGTCGCCACGATCAGCGTGTCGCCGGCGAAGGTCTTGGCATATTGCAGGATTGCACTGGTCGAACCCACGATGTCGGCATGATCGACGATGTGCGGCGGGCATTCCGGATGCGCGGCGACCGGCGCGTTCGGGTGCTGCTCCTTCAGCTTCAGCAGCTCCCGCTCGCTGAAGGCCTCGTGCACGATGCACACGCCCGGCCACAGCAGCATCTCGCGCCCGAACTTGCGGTTGAGATAACCGCCCAGATGCCGGTCCGGGCCGAAGATCACCGGCTGATCCTTCGGGATCTGGCTCAGGATCGTCTCCGCGCTGCTGGAGGTGACGATGATGTCGCTCAGCGCCTTCACCTCCGTCGAGCAGTTGATGTAGGTCAGCGCGATGTGGTCGGGATGCTGCGCCCGGAACGCCGCGAACTTCTCCGGCGGGCAGGAATCCTCCAGGCTGCACCCGGCTTCCAGGTCGGGCAGGACCACGATCTTCTCGGGCGAGAGGATCTTCGCAGTCTCCGCCATGAACTTGACCCCGCAGAACGCGATCACCTCCGCATCGGTGTCCGCTGCCTTGCGGCTCAGCTCCAGCGAATCGCCGACGAAATCGGCCAGGTCCTGCAATTCCGGCTTCTGATAATAATGCGCCAGGATCACCGCGTTGCGCTCCTTGCGCAGGCGATCGATCTCGGCGCGCAGGTCGGTGCCGGTGGGCATGGGGGTGATGACGCTCATGCCCGGCAGATAGGATGCCGGGACACCGGCGGCAATGCATCGTGATCGGTCACGGCGGCGGCGGTGGCGGACCGTAGGCATGCGGATCGAGCATCGCCCCCGGCGTGCCCGCAACCGCCCATTCGTAGACGGCTGCGACAGGCGCGCTCTGGGCCAGTGCCATGTTCACCAGTTCCATGCCCGCGATCGCCGCCATGCCGACCAGCCACGCGGGATGGATGCCGCCCCGCTTCAGCAGGTCACGCCCGGCGCCCACCAGCGGGAACACCAGCGTGCCGGCGACGATTGCCGTGGCGAAATACGGGATGGGGACACCGGCGATAAGCAACGGCATCGGCAGCATGCGGCCGATCGACGGCCCCATGATCGCCGCCATGCCGCACACGATCAGCCGCGGATGCCACAGCCGGTCACGCCGGTGGACGAAGCCCGCGATGACGAGCCCGGCAAACACCACCACGCTCAACGGGTTCAGCAGCAGGAACTGCGCGGGCGTGAAGAAGAACGGCACGAAGCCGCGCTGCACGCTCCACATGGTCGTCAACGTACCGACCACGATCATCGCCGCCACCCAGCCAAGCGCCAGCCAGCCGAGCGGCCGATGCAGCGCCACCCGGCCGCTCGCCGCCAGCCAGGCCTGCGTCACGAACAGCACGACCCAGCCGAAGAACAGCAGCGCATGGACATGCACCCACAGCGGCGCAC includes the following:
- the nadA gene encoding quinolinate synthase NadA translates to MSVITPMPTGTDLRAEIDRLRKERNAVILAHYYQKPELQDLADFVGDSLELSRKAADTDAEVIAFCGVKFMAETAKILSPEKIVVLPDLEAGCSLEDSCPPEKFAAFRAQHPDHIALTYINCSTEVKALSDIIVTSSSAETILSQIPKDQPVIFGPDRHLGGYLNRKFGREMLLWPGVCIVHEAFSERELLKLKEQHPNAPVAAHPECPPHIVDHADIVGSTSAILQYAKTFAGDTLIVATEPHIIHQMEKALPEKTFIGAPGADGNCNCNICPYMALNNLEKLYLCLRDLTPRVEIREDLRVQAKRSLDRMLDMASGTIGLGDLGRVGVPLP
- a CDS encoding serine hydrolase; the protein is MRRLALPLACLATLLTACGAASPAQEMQAQQAGAAGLDEAAMARTLARAEELGPLNSLVILRGGETLLARPFHDGPPVSRPVNIKSASKSVMSAMIGIAIDKGVFTGVEQPVLSVLRDQAPPTPDPLLERLHIGHLLSMQAGLARTSGDNYGRWVSSPNWVRYALAQDFVARPGTDWLYSTGNTHLLSAMLTRASGRSTYDLAQEWLAGPLNIRIPQWPRDPQGIYFGGNDMLMSPLDLAAFGEMYRNGGVVDGQQIVPRDWIEASWSPFSTSPYGGDYGLGWFVSGVGRHPLYYAWGYGGQMLFILPDLQLTVVMTSDTDVERGSAHLADLRDLLANHIVPAAEAGGTWRGPGSAGISASSS